GCCGGACAAAAACGAATCATGTCTTGAGCTGTTGGACTTGATGATATGAAGAGCCGCTTTAGAGGGTTCACAAGCGTGAATCCTAAGGCGGTTTTTTGTTTTTCCACAATATGTGAATCTGATCACGTCCGTAAAAAGCCTTGTTCTTATGGGCTCTTACGGAGGTCCCCTTCTCTTGACCGAATAGGAGGGTTCGCTTATAGTTGGTACGTAGGTATATCTTCATAAAAGTCATAATTTTAATTAAATCTTAAGGAACATTATAGAGGAAAAGGTGGCTTGTATCATGTCTGAAAAAATCTACATTGGCGTAGACCTGGGCGGAACGGCGATTAAAGTCGGAATTTGTAATGAAGAAGGACAGCTTCTGCATACGTATGAGGGACCGACTGAAGTGGATAAGGGCCCGGAGACGATTGTAGATAATATCGAGCGTTATGTGCGTCTCGTTGTAGAGCAATCTCCATTCAATTGGGAGCAGGTAGCAGGTGTTGGTGCTGGTGTAGCTGGCTTTACCAATGTACGCGAAGGTATCATCATTTTTGCGCCGAATGTAGGTTTGAAAGACTTCCATATTCGCCAAATATTAGAGGAGCGTCTGGACAAGCCTGTTAAAATAGACAACGATGCTAACGTAGCGGCTCTCGGCGAAGCTTGGGGCGGCGCTGGCAAAGGAATTGATAACTGTGTATGCTATACGCTCGGTACGGGCGTTGGCGGCGGCATTATTATCGATGGTAAAATCTATCAAGGTTTCTCCGGCTTGGCTGGGGAGCTTGGCCATATGTCCGTAGTTCCAGATCTGGAAGCGATTCAGTGCGGCTGCGGCAAGATGGGCTGTCTGGAGACGGTCTCTTCGGCGACCGGTATTATCCGTATGGCCAATGATGCAGTAGCTCGTGGCGATCGTACAGAACTGGCGCTAGTTGAGAACATCACGGCGAAGGATGTATTTGATGCAGCTAAGGTTGGTGATGAGGTTGCCTTGCGAATTGTTAATCGCGCAGCATTCTATCTTGGCAAATCTCTTGCAGCTGTAGCTGTAGTGCTTAATCCGGAAGTATTTATTATCGGTGGCGGGGTATCGAAAGCCGGAGATATTCTGTTTAATGAAGTTCGCAGTGTATTCGCACAGTTTACACCGGAGCCGGTACAGGCTGGACTAAGAATTGAACCTGCTACACTTGGCAATGATGCGGGTATGGTCGGCGCAGCCGGTCTATTTCTCCGTTCATAAGAAATAGGGGAAACATCCATCTATCAGTTGCATAAAATATTACAAGTAGCTGAGATTCATATAGATAAAGGGACTGGAGAATTGCGAGGAGGGAATTTCATGTCGGATAAAGAAGGAGCTTCCGTTGCCAATCTTGTAATCATCACTGGCATGTCGGGGGCAGGAAAGTCACTTGCTGTCCGTAGTCTGGAGGATCTAGGTTTCTTCTGTGTGGACAATTTACCTCCAGTATTAATTCCCAAATTTGCTGAATTGATTGAACAATCCAAAGGTAAGATCGCCAAGGTCGCGCTTGTGATCGATTTGCGCGGCCGGGAGTTTTTCACGGCATTATCGGAGTCGCTTGCATATATCAAGGAGCATTTCACAATGAACAGCGAGATTCTGTTCCTGGATGCAACGGATTCGGTGCTTGTACAGAGGTACAAGGAGAGCCGGCGGCGTCACCCGCTTGCTCCAGAAGGTATGCCGCTTGACGGTATCCGGCTTGAGCGTAAGATGCTTGATGAGTTGAAGGTATCGGCGACCCAAGTCATCGATACTAGTAATATGAAGCCTTCGCAATTGAAGGAGAAGATTATCTCTAGATTCTCACATTCGGAGGGCGGCAGTCTATCGGTGAACGTGACCTCATTCGGGTTCAAATACGGGATACCGATCGATGCCGATCTTGTGTTTGATGTTCGCTTCTTACCTAACCCTCATTACATTGAGCAACTTCGTCCGCACACGGGACAAGATGATGATGTATATGAATATGTTATGAAGTGGCCGGAGACGCAAGCTTTCTTAACGAAACTGCTAGACATGCTGCATTTCTTGCTGCCTCAGTATCGTAAAGAGGGAAAGAGTCAGGTGATTATCGGGATTGGCTGTACCGGGGGCAAGCATCGGTCCGTAGCAATAGCCGAGTATCTAGGCCGTATGCTCGGGGCGAGTGAGACAGAGACGGTTCGTGTCAGCCATCGCGATGCAGGCAGGGACCGACAGTAAGAGGTGAGTCAATTAGTGGCCAATCGGAAGAATGAAGGAAGAATTCCACGAATTGTGGTGATGGGCGGGGGAACTGGCCTATCTGTCATGCTCCGCGGATTAAAGCACAAACCTATAGATATAACAGCGATTGTTACTGTCGCCGACGATGGGGGCAGCTCAGGTATTTTACGGAACGAGCTGCATATGCCCCCTCCAGGTGATATTCGCAACGTATTAACTGCGCTGGCGGATGTAGAGCCACTGCTGTCTGATATGTTGAATTATCGCTTCTCATCAGGTTCCGGACTTGCAGGACACAGTTTGGGAAATCTTATTCTTGCTGCCATCACGGACATCTCGGGTGATTTCGTGACGGCGGTACGTGAGCTTAGCCGCGTATTTGCCGTCCGTGGACGGGTGCTTCCGGCTGCGGACCAAGCGGTTATTCTACATGCGGAGATGGAAGATGGTGCGATTGTTACTGGGGAATCGAAAATCCCTGAAGCGGGAGGCAAGATCAAACGGATCTTCCTGGAGCCAGAGATCGTTGAGCCTCTGCCGGAGGCTGTAGAGGCGATTCAGGATGCCGATGCGATATTGATCGGCCCGGGTAGCTTGTATACGAGTATCATTCCGAATCTGCTCGTACCCAAGCTGGCTGAGGCGGTTCTGGAGAACAAGAACGCAATCAAGATCTTTGTCTGTAACGTGATGACCCAGCCAGGCGAGACGGATGACTATACGGTCAGCGATCATTTGAAGGCCGTATATGAGCATGTCGGACATCATCTGTTCGATTATGTCATCGTCAATGACGGCGAGATCCCTACACAGGTGCAGGACTATTATGCCGAGAAGGGCGCCAAGCCGGTTCAGATCGACTGGGATGTCGTAACGAGCCGCGGCTATAAGGTGATTGCTGATACGCTAGTGATGTTCCGCAGATATTTAAGGCATGATGCGGACAAACTAAGCCATCATATATATCAGCTTGTACAGGACTGGATTACACGAAAGGGGTGAGTTCCTTGTCGTTTGCGGCGCAAACCAAAAAAGAATTAACCTTGGTCGAGGCGGAACCCTGCTGCGAGAAGGCTGAGTTATCCGCCCTGATTCGCATGAACGGTTCAGTTCAAGTTTCGAATAAAAAGGTTGTTTTGGATATCTCTACGGAAAACGCCGCGATTGCTAGGCGAATATATTCCTTGTTGAAGAAGCACTTCCAGATCCATACGGAGCTGCTTGTCCGCAAGAAGATGCGGTTGAAGAAGAACAATGTGTACATTGTACGTATTCCAGTTCGAGTCGAAGAGATTTTGAAGGAACTGCACATCGTATCTGAGGGTTTTATTTTTACAGATGGGATTAATACGGAGCTTACTCGGAAAAACTGTTGTAAGAGAGCTTACTTACGAGGCGCTTTCATGGCAGGCGGATCGGTGAACAACCCGGAAGGCTCCTCCTATCACTTGGAGATTGCTTCAATGTATGAAGAGCACTGCCGGGCGCTTGTCGATTTGGCCAATGAATTCCATCTGAACGCTCGCTGCATTGAGCGTAAGAAGGGCTTCATCTTCTACATCAAGGAAGGCGAGAAGATTATTGAACTGTTGAATATTATCGGTGCGCATCAAGCGTTATTCAAGTTCGAAGATGTACGAATTATGCGAGATATGCGTAATTCGGTCAACCGAATCGTCAACTGCGAGACGGCGAATCTGAACAAGACGATTGGGGCAGCGGTAAGACAGATCGATAATATCAAGCTGTTGGAGCGGGAGGTCGGTCTGGAGAATCTGCCGGACAAGCTGCGTGAGGTAGCTGAGGTACGGCTAGCCCACCCAGATATGAATTTGAAGGAAGTCGGTGAATTGCTCAAAGGAACAGTTAGTAAATCCGGCGTAAATCACCGTCTGCGCAAAATTGATGAGATGGCGGAAAAAATTCGCAACGCCTGAATTTGTTCTGCTAGTGTGCTACTGGTGTGTATGCTATAATAATATAATAAAAACTGTTGATTGATAATGTAATAGGGGGGTATAGGTTTATGATCAAGAACCCAGTTGTTGTAAAATTGAAGACTGGTCTGCACGCCCGTCCAGCGGCGTTGTTCGTTCAGGAAGCGAATAAATATTCTTCTGAAATCTTCGTTGAAAAAGACGATAAAAAAGTGAATGCTAAAAGTATCATGGGCATTATGAGTCTCGCGATCAGTACCGGTACGGAAATCTACATCAGTGCTGAAGGTGCGGACGCCGAACAGGCTGCAAACGCTTTAATCAACCTGGTTAGCAAGGAAGAATTGGAGAACCAATAATCGCCTTTTTTCTCTACGACAAGAGCTAGAAGGACCTCTGTTCAATAATTTTGAATAGGGGTCTTTTTATTTATATTTAAACCCTGCAACATTTCTCAGCAATCTTCGTTTAGTAGTTAGAATTAACCAAGTAATGGAGGGTATAATGATGAGAAAATGGTTGAAGCCCGTAGGAGTAGTTATGATCACAGGAACACTGCTGCTTGGAGGACAGGTATTTGGCGGAGTATTCCAGGCCACTCCAGCCTATGCGGATGAGGTGCAGAAGAACGTGATTAATGTAGTCGGCAATGGAGAAATTACGGTGAAGCCGGATGTCGCTTATCTCTCAATCGGTGTTGAGACGCAAGCCAAGACTGCAAAAGAAGCACAAAGCGCGAATGCTGCCAAGGTTGCTCAAGTGAATAAGGTGCTCAAAGAGACTTGGAAG
The window above is part of the Paenibacillus lutimineralis genome. Proteins encoded here:
- a CDS encoding ROK family glucokinase, which gives rise to MSEKIYIGVDLGGTAIKVGICNEEGQLLHTYEGPTEVDKGPETIVDNIERYVRLVVEQSPFNWEQVAGVGAGVAGFTNVREGIIIFAPNVGLKDFHIRQILEERLDKPVKIDNDANVAALGEAWGGAGKGIDNCVCYTLGTGVGGGIIIDGKIYQGFSGLAGELGHMSVVPDLEAIQCGCGKMGCLETVSSATGIIRMANDAVARGDRTELALVENITAKDVFDAAKVGDEVALRIVNRAAFYLGKSLAAVAVVLNPEVFIIGGGVSKAGDILFNEVRSVFAQFTPEPVQAGLRIEPATLGNDAGMVGAAGLFLRS
- the rapZ gene encoding RNase adapter RapZ — protein: MSDKEGASVANLVIITGMSGAGKSLAVRSLEDLGFFCVDNLPPVLIPKFAELIEQSKGKIAKVALVIDLRGREFFTALSESLAYIKEHFTMNSEILFLDATDSVLVQRYKESRRRHPLAPEGMPLDGIRLERKMLDELKVSATQVIDTSNMKPSQLKEKIISRFSHSEGGSLSVNVTSFGFKYGIPIDADLVFDVRFLPNPHYIEQLRPHTGQDDDVYEYVMKWPETQAFLTKLLDMLHFLLPQYRKEGKSQVIIGIGCTGGKHRSVAIAEYLGRMLGASETETVRVSHRDAGRDRQ
- a CDS encoding gluconeogenesis factor YvcK family protein; amino-acid sequence: MGGGTGLSVMLRGLKHKPIDITAIVTVADDGGSSGILRNELHMPPPGDIRNVLTALADVEPLLSDMLNYRFSSGSGLAGHSLGNLILAAITDISGDFVTAVRELSRVFAVRGRVLPAADQAVILHAEMEDGAIVTGESKIPEAGGKIKRIFLEPEIVEPLPEAVEAIQDADAILIGPGSLYTSIIPNLLVPKLAEAVLENKNAIKIFVCNVMTQPGETDDYTVSDHLKAVYEHVGHHLFDYVIVNDGEIPTQVQDYYAEKGAKPVQIDWDVVTSRGYKVIADTLVMFRRYLRHDADKLSHHIYQLVQDWITRKG
- the whiA gene encoding DNA-binding protein WhiA, encoding MSFAAQTKKELTLVEAEPCCEKAELSALIRMNGSVQVSNKKVVLDISTENAAIARRIYSLLKKHFQIHTELLVRKKMRLKKNNVYIVRIPVRVEEILKELHIVSEGFIFTDGINTELTRKNCCKRAYLRGAFMAGGSVNNPEGSSYHLEIASMYEEHCRALVDLANEFHLNARCIERKKGFIFYIKEGEKIIELLNIIGAHQALFKFEDVRIMRDMRNSVNRIVNCETANLNKTIGAAVRQIDNIKLLEREVGLENLPDKLREVAEVRLAHPDMNLKEVGELLKGTVSKSGVNHRLRKIDEMAEKIRNA
- a CDS encoding HPr family phosphocarrier protein, whose protein sequence is MIKNPVVVKLKTGLHARPAALFVQEANKYSSEIFVEKDDKKVNAKSIMGIMSLAISTGTEIYISAEGADAEQAANALINLVSKEELENQ